GCCATTCACCGGCCTTAAGCTATATGCTTTGTTATATACCGCCATTACTTAAATCTATTTCAATGTCTTTTTCAATTTCGTCATAAACTGAATCTAAAACGGGTGTAGGTAATTCAATATGAGTATCCAATATTATATTAAGTGGAATCGAATCCTTTATTCTTTTGCCCATTTCTTCGTTTATTATATTAAGATAGGATTTAGAAATCTCATAGAGCAGTGTATTCAGAGTTCCCATTGATTCGTTAGGTATTAATTCTATCCTAAAAATAGCGTCTTCAGGGTCATCAGATAATTCAGGATAATAACCAAAATTGAATATGTTCATATTAACCAAAGAGTCTATCTGCGAGCGATCGATTTTAGCGCCTGAATCAAGTTTCCAATTACCTGTTGATTCGATTATAATAACTAAATGATTGCGGTGAATATCAAATGAGCTACAATTCATAGGATTACCATAAAGAGGAATTGAATACTTTGATGTCGTTGCAATTTCACCTTTGATAAAATCAAATGGTAACATCAATGGTTTGGAATGTGTTGAGTCAAAATGTGAACAATAGGCTACTTCAAAATCGTCAATTGTCTTGATTTTGTTTGAATCAATTAATGCGGAATTCTCTGGTGTCTCAAAGACTTGCTTATAAGTTACTTTTGAAATACAACTTGTCAATATTAAAAGAAGTAGAAATTTTCTCATCCGTCAATAGGTGGTATATAACACTTGTATTAACCTAAGTCGAACTAGTCAATAGCGTTTATATCGCCTTTGTCCACAGGGTATTAGGTGTTCTAAAAACCAAATTAAGAAATCCGTCGATTCTATCTAACAAGCCCTGGATACTTTTATCGGAGATAGGCTCCACTAAAAAGTAAATGGAAAGCATTTTTGCATGGCCGTTATGCAGGACGATAACCTATCAAACGCATGGCGATCCTTTTTTTAGACTTATGACCTACCTCCGGTAGGCAGGCCTACCTACGGAAGGCAAGCCTGACTTCGGAAGGCAGGCCTAACTCTGGAAGGCAAGCTTTAGCCTTCTCACCTCAGCTTTCTGAGTTTATATTTTAGCTTTCTGAATTTTAAAACCCGTTCTTCAAGTCCCGATTAGTATCGTGGATGTAATCGCAAAAAATTATTTTCTTTCTTTATTAAATCATCAAAAAACATCGGTTCTCCATTTCACTACCAACAACTTCTTATAAGTCCAGAATAGCAGCAAGGTCCTCAGAACTCACCGGGGCGGAGATATGTTGGTGAACCACTTTCCAGCCATTATTGAATTTTGAAAATCCAACAGTGATTCTATTTTTCATTTTCCTTAATACCGCCCCTTGAGAATTTAAAGCTTGGAACTCTATCAATCCACTTGCAAATCCACTTGTATCTGATTTGAACACTTGAATCATTTCAAAATCAACTTTCACTTTTTCTTCTCCCAAGGAGGAGAGCCAATTTTCAATATCGGGTGACCATTCATTAAGGTTTTTATAGTAACCTAAGTCCCACATGTCAAATGATACAACCTCCTTATCATATAGTTTTAATAATTGGGTTGCATCTTTCTGCCAAACGGCATTTTTATAGTCTTCAAAAAAATCCTCGATTTCCTTCATCTGGTTTAGTCTGATTGTTTACTTTTTTTTCTCGAAACCCAAATATCAGTAGCCATATGCCTAAAATTAATTCTACAATCCCAATCGGAGTACTCAATTGAGTTTATATCGCATTTGTTCACAGGGTATTAGGTGTTCTAAAAACCAAATTAAGAAATCCACCGATCCTTTCTAACAGGCTTTAAAAAAAGTATTGCTTCTCATAGGTGGTTGGTTGGGTAAGCAAAGAAAATTACCATTGATGAACCTATTGATGATTCAATTTTCAATGGGTTGCTCTAATTGATATTCTCTGTCATATAAACCCAGTTGTCTTTTTTTCCAAACGGCTCCTTCCAAAAATACCGGGTGAGGGAGGTTGACATCCCAAGTCCCTAGCTTTTTTAATAGATAAGTAGTCTTATCCATATGTTTCAGAGCTAGGTCATTTTGCTCGGATGGGTCCTCGGCAAGATTATATAACATGGGCATTCGATCAGGAACACTTACCAGTTTCCAGTCCCCTTCCCTGATGGCCCGGCTAATAGTAAACTTCCATGTCATCTCTCGATCAGCAAGCGGAGGAGTTTTTCCTGTCAAGTGAGGAATTAAATCAACCCCTGAGAACATATCCATAGAGGTTTCAGTATCTCCTGCTAGCGCCAAAAATGTAGGTACTACATCCAGTGATGTAACCTGCTCCTGGTAGATAAGCCCTTCAGGAAGTAAACCTGGTAAATTCATGACAAAAGGCACGTGGATTCCCCCTTCCAGCAAAATACCTTTTTGACCACGGTATGGCGCATTTAGGGAAGCGTTGCTGTCGGTAGGCCCTCCATTATCACTAAAAAATACCACCAAGGTGTTTTCGGATAACCCCTGTTCCTCCAGGCTTGTCATGATTTTACCTACATTCAGATCCAGTCGGTGAACCATTGCGGCATAGGTTCGGCGTTTCTTGTCTTCGATATGCTGATATAAAGCCAAATCTTCTTCCAGCGCTTGCATAGGTGTATGAGGAGCATTGAATGCAGCAAAAAGGAAAAAAGGTTCGTCTTTGTGTCTTTCTATAAAATCCACGCTTTCATTTCCTACATCATCTGTGATATAGGTTATTGGATCTGGAGTTTTGAAATTGCTTTCCAAGGGCTCTTTGTATCCTTTTCCATTTGGCAGAGATTCAAAATAATCATGTCCTCCACCTGTATAGCCCCAGAACTCATCGAACCCTCTTTTTAGCGGATGGAATTGAGGTTCTTTTCCTAAGTGCCATTTTCCAATCAGGCCATTCACATACCCCAATTTATTCAGATGATCAGCAATGGTTTTTTGGCTGAGCGGCATGCCATTATACGCTATATCAAAACCAGGCTCAACTCCTGCGAGATTATTGTCATGACCAAATTCCACTTGGTTGATGCCTGTGATAAACCCTGCTCTTGAAGGGCTGCAAACGGCCGAGGAAACGTATCCTTGGGTGAAAGTGACTCCATTAGTAGCAAGTTGATCAAGATGTGGTGTTTTGATTTGCGTACTTCCAGTAAAGCCCAAATCACCATAGCCTAAATCATCAGCCACAATAAGTACCAGATTGTAATGTTTTTTAGGGGAAAGCTGGGGACTTGGCTTGCTTTGTGCACTAAGGTTTTTAAAAGAAAAAAGAAAAAGTAGGATGAATAAGAGACTGTGAATTTTCATAAGAGGGATTAAAAGAATTGGGCAATAATTAGTTTTGAAAGTTGAATTTTTCAATACCCAAATTACGATGTTTACTTAGAATGAAATGGGTTTAATTTTTGTCAATTTTGGCAGATATTCTTTCCTACTCCAATTATTCTATCTGATATTCTTCTCTTTTCCTTTTCTTTGTATCGAATTTGATTCCATCAAGCAAATATTTTTATGAGACAGTTACTCCTCAGACCCGGAGCCGAAGAATTATCCTATGAAATCAGAGGTATCGTCAAAAAGGCCCGTCAAATAGAAGCCTTGGGTTATTCTATGACATGGGAGAATATTGGTGACCCAATACAAAAAAGCAATCAGGTGCCGGAATGGATGAAGGAGATCATTGCTGATTTGATGAAGGATGATAAAACCTATGGGTATGCGGACTCCAAAGGGGTATTGGAAACCCGTGAGTTTTTGGCGAATCTAAATAACCTAAGAGGAGGAACTCAGATTTCTGCAGAAGATATCTTATTCTTTAACGGATTGGGAGATGCCATTGCGAAGTTGTATCAATTTTTGATTCCTACTGCAAGAATTATTGGTCCTTCTCCGGCCTATTCCACCCACAGTTCTGCTGAGGCAGCACATGCCAATGCTGCACCTATTACATATAAGCTAGATCCAGATAACCAATGGCTTCCAGACATGGAGGACTTGTATCTAAAAGTTCGGTACAACCCATCCATTGTGGGGATTTTGATTATCAATCCAGATAACCCAACGGGGATGGTATATCCCAAAGAGGTATTGGAGGCCTTTGTGAAAATTGCTGAGGAGTTCAATCTCCTTTTAATCACAGATGAGATTTATCAAAACATCACTTACAATGGAATTACATCGGTTCCATTGGCTGAAGTGATCGGTGACAGACCGGCAATTTCCTTAAAAGGCATTTCCAAAGAATTTCCATGGCCAGGTTCTCGATGTGGCTGGATGGAATTTTATAATAGAGAATCCTCCAAGGAGTTTTCCAAGCTCTGCAAGACCCTGGAAAATGCTAAAATGATCGAGGTTTGTTCCACAATTTTACCTCAGTTGGCGATTCCTAAAATCATGAGTCATCCTGCTTATTTTGCGTACCGGGAGGAAGCCAACCAACAGATAGGAAAGAGGAGTGATTGGATGAGTGAGATTTTGGGTGATATTGAAGGGATCAAATTTAATCCCACACAAGGAGCATTTTATAACACCATCGTTTTTGAAGAAGGAGTGTTGAAAGAAGGCCAATTTTTACCCATAGAGGATGAAAAGTTAGCTGCATTAAGAGATTCGTGGATGGAGGAGGAGAATATGCCGCTGGACAAAAAATTCGTTTATCATTTATTGGCTGCCGAGCAGATTTGTGTGGTACCCATATCCTCTTTTTGTTCCGATTTGAGAGGCTTCCGTGTCACGCTTCTGGAAGAAAATGAAGAGGTGTTTAAGAATACCTTTAGGAGATTAGGGAAAGCGATTAAGCAGTATTTGAGATCGGAAAGCTGAAGCCAGAGTCTAGGTTCTCTTTCCGCTCAGGAATTGATAGGCATTGTGTAAGTAATCCTAAACCTATTTCATAGGATTTCCAATCCGAGCTATAAGGAAAAAGGTATCATTTTTAAGTATTTCAAATCTTTTGATCAAGTTTCGAGAATTCAAACTTCGAACAGCGGTAGTTTCTGAAGTTTTTGAAACCTTCAGGATTTAACTTAATAATTGAATTTGAAAACATATTAATAAATCTTCTAAAGTGAATTGGTTATCTGGTCTATAATAAAGGGAAGGAGATTCCATAAAAAGTGAAGAAGAATAGAAAAACAAATCCCTTTTTTAAAAAACACATATGAGTAAATAAGTCCACTTAAAAATTTTGGTAAAAAAATGTAAACGTATGATAATATATCTTCAAATGAAAAGGAACCCTCTATATATGCTAGATGAGAGGCACCAAAAATAAATGCAGATACATAAACAATAACCAAATTGTCTACCTCCTTTTTCAAACTAGAAATTAAAATCAAAACTAAAAAATACAAAATTAATAGTGACAGAAACCAAATATGGTCATAGAAAATTAGACAAGTTGCAATTAAAGAAGCTATAATATTTCCAATTTTCAAATTGTTATGATACCTGAATAGAATTTCTTCTAATATTGGAGCAAGTATTAAATAATTAATTAAATCCTTGAAAAACCCTAGGCCAACATATCCTTCGACTCTACCATCAATCTTAAAATTGAATAGAAAAAAATTCAAGAATACAAACAATAAAAAAATCCCAGCTTTTAATATATAGAGATTGAAAATTAATTTTCTGTTAGATTTAAAAGTTTCTTCAACCTTTCTACCTGAGGTTAAAAAAAAGAAAATATCCTTTATTAGGACTACCATTTTATATTGAATATATCATAATCACTTTATTTATTAGGATGAACCAAAGTTAAAACAATGGTTCATCCTTGTTGATATTTCAAAGTTTAGTGAAAGTTTTGATAGCATCTTTTGCTGCATCTGCAATAAATATTGATACTACCGCGCAATAGGCTAGAAAGTCACCAAAATCTCTCCCTAATTTTCGTGCAGTTGAAACCTCACCTCCATTAATTTGGACTAATTCATTTTTTGATAATTCTTTCATCTTTTTAAAATTTATTTTTCGTACTTTAATTTCTTTCGATAATAGTCAAATGAATCACTATATGTCTCAGATATCCCTATCATGAAATCAGCAATTGTCTCTGTCCAAAGTAGGGGGCTAAAAATTGTACCCCCCTCAACCTCCTGCATCTCCTCCAATCTCAATTCTTTAAACTTTTCCATAAGTTAAAAAT
Above is a window of Algoriphagus machipongonensis DNA encoding:
- a CDS encoding pyridoxal phosphate-dependent aminotransferase, translating into MRQLLLRPGAEELSYEIRGIVKKARQIEALGYSMTWENIGDPIQKSNQVPEWMKEIIADLMKDDKTYGYADSKGVLETREFLANLNNLRGGTQISAEDILFFNGLGDAIAKLYQFLIPTARIIGPSPAYSTHSSAEAAHANAAPITYKLDPDNQWLPDMEDLYLKVRYNPSIVGILIINPDNPTGMVYPKEVLEAFVKIAEEFNLLLITDEIYQNITYNGITSVPLAEVIGDRPAISLKGISKEFPWPGSRCGWMEFYNRESSKEFSKLCKTLENAKMIEVCSTILPQLAIPKIMSHPAYFAYREEANQQIGKRSDWMSEILGDIEGIKFNPTQGAFYNTIVFEEGVLKEGQFLPIEDEKLAALRDSWMEEENMPLDKKFVYHLLAAEQICVVPISSFCSDLRGFRVTLLEENEEVFKNTFRRLGKAIKQYLRSES
- a CDS encoding CPBP family glutamic-type intramembrane protease, giving the protein MVVLIKDIFFFLTSGRKVEETFKSNRKLIFNLYILKAGIFLLFVFLNFFLFNFKIDGRVEGYVGLGFFKDLINYLILAPILEEILFRYHNNLKIGNIIASLIATCLIFYDHIWFLSLLILYFLVLILISSLKKEVDNLVIVYVSAFIFGASHLAYIEGSFSFEDILSYVYIFLPKFLSGLIYSYVFFKKGICFSILLHFLWNLLPFIIDQITNSL
- a CDS encoding YybH family protein; amino-acid sequence: MKEIEDFFEDYKNAVWQKDATQLLKLYDKEVVSFDMWDLGYYKNLNEWSPDIENWLSSLGEEKVKVDFEMIQVFKSDTSGFASGLIEFQALNSQGAVLRKMKNRITVGFSKFNNGWKVVHQHISAPVSSEDLAAILDL
- a CDS encoding sulfatase-like hydrolase/transferase translates to MKIHSLLFILLFLFSFKNLSAQSKPSPQLSPKKHYNLVLIVADDLGYGDLGFTGSTQIKTPHLDQLATNGVTFTQGYVSSAVCSPSRAGFITGINQVEFGHDNNLAGVEPGFDIAYNGMPLSQKTIADHLNKLGYVNGLIGKWHLGKEPQFHPLKRGFDEFWGYTGGGHDYFESLPNGKGYKEPLESNFKTPDPITYITDDVGNESVDFIERHKDEPFFLFAAFNAPHTPMQALEEDLALYQHIEDKKRRTYAAMVHRLDLNVGKIMTSLEEQGLSENTLVVFFSDNGGPTDSNASLNAPYRGQKGILLEGGIHVPFVMNLPGLLPEGLIYQEQVTSLDVVPTFLALAGDTETSMDMFSGVDLIPHLTGKTPPLADREMTWKFTISRAIREGDWKLVSVPDRMPMLYNLAEDPSEQNDLALKHMDKTTYLLKKLGTWDVNLPHPVFLEGAVWKKRQLGLYDREYQLEQPIEN
- a CDS encoding bacteriocin, with the translated sequence MKELSKNELVQINGGEVSTARKLGRDFGDFLAYCAVVSIFIADAAKDAIKTFTKL